One Camelina sativa cultivar DH55 chromosome 3, Cs, whole genome shotgun sequence genomic window carries:
- the LOC104773609 gene encoding uncharacterized protein LOC104773609: MATFTHQTPRTHFLSRLPLKAKPRAYASRVKMSLQESAPSLAVVGVTGAVGQEFLSVLSDRDFPYSSVKMLASKRSAGKRVAFDGRDYTVEELTAESFDGVDIALFSAGGSISKEFGPLAAEKGTIVVDNSSAFRMVEGVPLVIPEVNPEAMKGIKVGMGKGALIANPNCSTIICLMAVTPLHHHAKVKRMVVSTYQAASGAGAAAMEELVQQTREVLEGKPPTCNIFGQQYAFNLFSHNAPILENGYNEEEMKLVKETRKIWNDTEVKVTATCIRVPVMRAHAESVNLQFESPLDENTAREILKKAPGVYIIDDRASNTFPTPLDVSNKDDVAVGRIRRDVSQDGNFGLDIFVCGDQIRKGAALNAVQIAEMLL, encoded by the exons ATGGCGACGTTCACTCATCAAACCCCACGAACCCATTTCCTCTCTCGCCTTCCTCTCAAAGCTAAACCCAGAGCCTACGCGTCAAGGGTCAAAATGTCTCTCCAAGAATCCGCGCCATCTCTCGCCGTCGTTGGCGTTACCGGAGCCGTCGGACAAGAATTCCTCTCCGTTCTATCCGATCGAGACTTCCCTTACAGCTCCGTCAAGATGCTTGCATCGAAACGCTCCGCAGGGAAACGCGTTGCCTTTGACGGCCGAGACTACACGGTTGAGGAGCTCACTGCGGAGAGCTTCGATGGCGTAGACATCGCTTTGTTCAGTGCCGGTGGATCCATAAGCAAGGAGTTTGGTCCTCTCGCTGCGGAGAAAGGAACCATTGTTGTTGATAACAGCTCTGCGTTTCGAATGGTTGAGGGAGTTCCGCTTGTGATTCCTGAAGTGAATCCTGAAGCAATGAAAGGGATTAAAGTTGGAATGGGGAAAGGTGCTTTGATTGCTAACCCTAATTGCTCCACCATTATCTGTTTGATGGCTGTTACGCCTCTTCATCATCACGCAAAG GTGAAGAGAATGGTGGTTAGTACATATCAAGCAGCTAGTGGTGCTGGTGCTGCAGCTATGGAAGAGCTTGTTCAGCAGACACGcgag gttttagAGGGTAAACCTCCGACTTGTAACATCTTTGGACAGCAG TATGCATTTAACTTGTTTTCGCATAATGCTCCTATTCTTGAAAACGGTTACAATGAAGAGGAAATGAAACTTGTGAAAGAGACAAGGAAGATCTGG AATGACACAGAAGTAAAAGTAACAGCAACGTGTATACGTGTTCCAGTTATGCGTGCTCATGCAGAGAGTGTAAATCTCCAGTTTGAAAGCCCTCTCGATGAG AACACAGCAAGGGAGATCCTGAAGAAAGCACCCGGAGTATATATAATAGACGACCGTGCTTCTAATACTTTCCCTACTCCACTAGATGTCTCAAACAAAGACGATGTCGCAGTTGGTAGGATCAGGCGAGACGTGTCTCAAGATGGCAATTTCGG GCTGGACATATTCGTCTGCGGAGATCAAATACGGAAAGGAGCTGCTCTGAATGCTGTTCAGATCGCGGAGATGCTTCTCTGA